The Phormidium sp. PBR-2020 DNA segment ATGTCATTGCGGGAACGATTGACTCTTGGGTGTTATGGAATCTCACCAATCGCAAGGTTCATGCGACGGATAGCAGTAATGCGAGCCGCACCATGTTAATGAACTTAGAACGGGGGAATTGGGATGAGGAGTTGCTGAATTTGTTTGGCATTTTTCCTCATATGATGCCAGAGATTAAACCCTGTTTAGGGGAGTTTGGAACCACGGATCTCTTTGGGGATGAAATTCCCATTATGGCGATGTTTGGAGACCAGCAGGCGGCGTTATTTGCTCATGGCTGCGATCGCCCGGGGTTGCTCAAATGTACCTATGGAACTGGCTGTTTTCTGATTGCACAGGCGGGACATCAGGTGGCGCGATCGCACAATCAACTCCTCTCAACGGTGGCCTGGAGTCGAGCCGATTCTGCTAACTACGCCATTGAGGGAGCGATGTTTACCGCTGGGGCCTGTATCCAATGGCTGCGAGATGGGTTACAACTCATCGCCAGTGCGGCGGAAACGGAAAACCTGGCCCGACAGGCTCAGACGAATAATGGGGTGTACTTTGTCCCGGCGTTGAGTGGCTTAGGCGCTCCCCATTGGGATATGAATGCACGCGGCTCGTTCCAAGGGATTACGGGGGGAGTGCGCGGTGAACATATGGTGCGAGCGGTCCTCGAGGCGATCGCCTATCAGGTGAAGGAAGTTGTCGATGCGATGAATCGCGACTGTGAAGACTCGGTGAGTCGCCTTAAAGTCGATGGGGGTGCGTCGCAAAATGACTTTTTGATGCAGTTCCAGGCGGATTTGTTGGGGATTCCGGTGGAACGACCCAAAATCCTCGACGCGACGGCTCAAGGGGCCGCATTTGGGGCGGGATTGGTCAGTGGCTTCTATGATAGTTATGAACGACTGATTGAGCGCCGGCAAATCGATCGGGTGTTTGAACCCAGTGAAAATGCGCCCCAGGTGCAGGAACAGTATAAAACCTGGCTCAAAGCCGTCGAACGAGCCAAACATTGGATCGAAGACACCTAGACCCCTAAAACGATAGCAAAAAGCCTAGGAGGGTGAGTTATACCGTTCCTAGGCTTTTTGTTTTGAACAGTTTGAGGATGGGGATCATCCCTCAGGGGGGGGCGCTGGTTATTCGAGGGGAGTGATTTGCAGGCGATCGCAGCCGATGGAGTCGGCTAACACCGCACTGGCCATGGCGCCGCTGTAGACTTCCAATTGACCTTGTTCATAGGCTTCAAAAATTAAACGTTGTCCCGGAAACACAACCCGCTCGAAATACCAATTGGGGATGTTGGAAATCCGGACAACTTGAACTTTTCCAGTTCGATTGGTGTAATAGCAGAGAATGGGGTTCTTCTTGAGAGTAGCCACATTCGGGGTTGAAGTCATTGCAATGGTCATGGTTTTAATTTGGGGGATTTATAGGGAGACTCGTTAGAGTCAACTCTTGTGAAAAAGATTGGCGATGTTGAAAAGCGATCGCCAACTGAGTCAGGAGTTTGTTAACATACCCCCTATTCTAACGGGGATCAGCGGATCTCGCTATATTCATATTAAGCTGTATCCCCCCCATTGCACCTCTATCTTAGGGCTGAAGTTCCCGAGTAGCGGTACATTGGGGCGATCGCCTGCTTGGGAGATCCCGATTCCTAATCGTCTCGGAGATCCCTCAGAGATTTCCGGGACTCTCTGGGGCAATGGCTTCTCCCGAAGTGGGTTGTAAATCCTCAAAATTGAGGAGATCACTAAATTTTTTCAGGGTAATTCCCTTATTTTGAGCCGCTTCCTGTAATGCTGCCATAAAGCGCGAGGAATCCTCGCCATAGCCACAGTGTTGTGCGGCAGCCTCTCGGCCTTCTTTGGCGTTGGCTTGGGCGCAATTGAGTAAATCTATACCGGTCAGGGGGGTCGATTCCATCATCAATACTCCTACAATCAATGTTTTTTCTAGGCTATCGCAATTTGGGAGAGGCAAGAGGCAATAGAAAAGACGTAGGGGCGTGCCCTTGTGGTCGCCCGAGGCAAGAGGCAAGAGGCAAGAGGCAAGAGGCAAGAGAAAAGACGTAGGGGCGTACCCTTGTGGTCGCCCTAGGCAAGAGGCATAACCCACGCCTGTCCCTCCCACCGAGGGGAAGAAAAGACGTAGGGGCGTACCCTGGTCACTGAGCGATAGTCGAAGTGGTGGTCACCTGGGGCAGTAGGCGGTAGGGGGGTTTTGCGTTCCTTGACCGGAATTTGGCATAATTTCTCTGGGGGGTCTCGGCGATCGCGTCACTCTAGAGTTTTTGAGTCACATCAAACAATACACACTTAATCACTGAAATATTTAATCTGAAAGGATTAAATTCATTAAAAGTTGTCCACTGTTAACTGTCTATCATCGACTATTATGAGTCAAACTCCTACCGGTAAACCGGCCCAGAATGTTTTAGGACAACGGTTAGATCTTTGTTGTTCGTCACCCCGCACTGGATTCTATCGAGATGGATTCTGTAACACCGGCCCCCAGGACTTTGGCAGTCATACGGTTTGCGCCCAAGTGACTGAGGAGTTTCTGGCTTATACCAAGCAACGGGGCAACGATTTGAGTACTCCCGTTCCCGCCTATCAGTTTCCTGGCTTGAAACCGGGCGATCGCTGGTGTCTCTGTGCTTCTCGCTGGCAGGAAGCCATAAGTGCTGGCGTAGCCCCGCCTATCGTCCTGGCGGCCACCCATAAGAACGTTCTAGAGACCATTCCCCTGGAGATTCTCCAAGAATATGCCCTAGACTCCGGGAGTTAAGGGGATGTCTCTGGAGTGAACTGGGCTTGCACATGATGCCAGCGAACCCCCTCTAACCCCGGTAACACCCAGTCCGCTGCCCCCACCTGGGCCGCATCGCCTAAGCCAATCACGCGCATTTGGGCGGCCCGGGCCGCTTCCACCCCAGACTCGGCATCCTCAAACACCACACAGTCTTGGGGGCCTAACCCTAACTGTTGGGCCGCGTAGAGAAAGACATCGGGGGCTGGTTTGGGGCGATCGACATCATAGACATTGGTAATCACGTCGATATCTGAGGCAATCCCCAGCTTTTCAATGACGATATAGACATTTTGACTAGCTGAGGCCACCGCCGTCTTAATCCCCGCCTCCCGTAAATCGTTCAAAAAGACCTGCACCCCCGGTAACAGATACTCCGCCGTCATGGTGTCAATAAAACTGCGGAAATAGTGATTCTTGCGTTCCAGGAGTTCCTGTATTTTAGCTTCAGGTAAGACACGGCCCTGCAAAATCCGTAATAGGGAGTCTCGCCGTGAGAGTCCCCGCAACGCTTCGTTGGCCTGACGATTAAAGGGAAGTCCCTCCTCATCCGCCAGTCGTTGCCAGGTTTGGTAGTGAAACTCAATGGTGTCGGTCAGGACACCATCCATATCAAAGATGACACCTCGCAAGGGAGGGCAATTGACTCGGGCCAGAGAATCAGAACGAGAGCGGGTCATAATCAGGGCCTTAACATGGAATTTACCCCCCAGGTTACGCGAAAATGGGGCTTCATCGACTTAGTTCGCCTCTTGCTTATTCACCTTTTGGTTTAATTCTCGGGTGCGGCGGGAGAGGAGACGGATGATGTTGATGGCGATGCCAGGAGTTTCATCGATGGCATCATAGAGTTGTTGCTGAGTCAGCATGAGACATTCACAGGGTTCGCAGGTGGTGACGGAGGCGGAACGGGGTTCGGCGTCAAAGAGGGACATCTCACCGAAACAGGCTCCTTGGGGCAATTTCGTGATTTCAGTATCACCGATATGAATGCGGACCACTCCGGACACCAGAATATACAGCGATCGCCCCTCCTGTCCTTCGGTAAAAATGGTGTGATTACTAGGGAAGGATAACTCATCCATCACCGAGGCTAGACGCACCAGAAAATCGTCCCGTAACTCCTTAAAGATGGGAACACCTCGCACAAATAACAGCCGATCAACACTGGTTAGCATGGGGAATTAGAACACGAGGGGAGAACGTTATAGCCCTTGGGGTGACGTCGGCGACTCCGAGGAGGAGGACGCTAAGCCAAACTGCACCATCATCTCTTGGACTTGAGCCGCCACGAGAGGATCAGGGTCATGTTGCAGTTTCGGTAGCAATTCTATCAAGGCACGGGGAGAGGCCACCTGCAAATAGGCTAAAACCGCTTCTCGAACAAACCCCGTGGGATGGCGCAATCCGGCTAGGGTCTGATCGGTTCCCAAACTCCAGCGGGCCAGACGGGCCACATGGAAACATGAGGCCAGGGGCCAGTCCGAGAGGAAATAGCGCAACTCTAACAAAACTCGCAGCCGTTCCCGGGGAGGAAGGGGGCGATAGTCAATCAAGTCCGAGAGGCTTTGTAATTTCTCCATATCCCCCTGACGATCCAAAATATTCAGCAAGGCCCGTTTACTGGGAATATCAATGGTGTTGTCGAGAATTTCTAAGCCTCGGGCCATGTAAGAGCGAGAACCGGACTTGAGGTTAAAGGCCGCCGCCTGAATCGAACTCAGGGGATAGAGGAACTTCATTAACAAGAACAGTCGTTCAATACTGTCATTGCGAATATCCTCTAGGCTATTGCAGAGCAATTGTAAGGCCGAGTCAGCGGTGAGTGCCACAGAGCCATTGCCGTTGTGCAGTTCCTCTAGGGAGTCATTGGAACGACTCCCCTGGAAATCGACTAAGGCCGCATAGAGTTGTCCGAGGAACATCAATTCCTGATCGATAAGAATTTCCACTCCACTCCGTCCGAGGCGATCGAGAACCCCCTCAATCCCTTTCTCGTCGGGTATTTTTAAGAGAATCCGTAGGATGTTGCGGCGACTGGTGGCCCAGGTGGTCATCAGATGCTTGACGAGAGTATCGAGGGCTTCGGGTGTGCCAATCTGGCCGACGGTGTTCCAGGCGTACATCCGCACCAAATCCGGTTTGTGGGTATCTTCCCCGAGTTCTACGAGGCGATCGAGAATATCATTGCCCAAGCGGACCAAGGAGTGCATGGCCGCCTCACGGGTGGATTTGTAGGACAGTCCCCGTAGCAGGGAGGGATAGTATTCTTCGAGTTCCGTCGAGGCGATCGCCTCTAACAGGGCACAGCGCACCCGCAGGGACTCATCCTGAAGCAAATTGGGCACATAAAGGCGCAACCCCTGCAAAAACTCCGCCTCACCCAAGGCCCGAGTTCCCATAACCCGTTCCCGTTCCTGCTGATGAGTGAGCATCCGCCGTAGGGCGTTGGTGGCCTCGGCTTTTTGCTCCCGATTGCCCTTGCGCATAATCAGCGAGGCCGCCGTCGATCGCACCACGGGATCGACTTCCGGCCGCAGATAGGGGCGCAGTTGTCGCATATCGGGAGCCTCTTCGGTTAACCAGATATAGCGCAGGGCCAAGGCCAAAATTTCGGGAGGTTGGGGCCGTTCAATCAGAGCGCGAACTTGGGGCAGATGGTCGGTTTTGGGGGCATTGAGCATCACCTCCAAACTCTGACGTTGTAAGGGAGGGGATAAATTCACCAACAGAGGGGCTAACACTTCCCCGACGTTTTGCGGGTCAATTTGGCTGAGGAGTTCCACACAGGAGCGTTTGTCAGCATCTGATTTCTGCTTTTCGAGGGTTTCGACCACTGAGCGTTTCAGGGCCCGGAAATCCACGTCTGAGACGCCCAAACGTCCTCGCTCGGCACTGGAAACGAGCAAGCCCACATAGCGCGATCGCATCAACCAGATGGCCAACAGCCAGGCGATGGCCACTAGCAGCACAAAGGAGACAAAAATCGAACTCTGTAATTCCAGCCAACGTTCAGGGCCCAATAAGCGCCGTCCGCCCCAAATGGCCACCCACATCACCGCGCCAGCCACACCCGTGGCCACGGGTTTAGCCACACCATTGACTAGGGCCTGTAAGCTGTTACGCTGGCTTTCAGGCAGGGGCTGAAATAGAACTGGCCCCGTTCCTTCAATCAGGGTGTAGTGCAGCAACTCATCGACAAACTTAATGCCAATAACCCCAAAAAA contains these protein-coding regions:
- the pgmB gene encoding beta-phosphoglucomutase, which translates into the protein MTRSRSDSLARVNCPPLRGVIFDMDGVLTDTIEFHYQTWQRLADEEGLPFNRQANEALRGLSRRDSLLRILQGRVLPEAKIQELLERKNHYFRSFIDTMTAEYLLPGVQVFLNDLREAGIKTAVASASQNVYIVIEKLGIASDIDVITNVYDVDRPKPAPDVFLYAAQQLGLGPQDCVVFEDAESGVEAARAAQMRVIGLGDAAQVGAADWVLPGLEGVRWHHVQAQFTPETSP
- a CDS encoding cyclic nucleotide-binding domain-containing protein produces the protein MLTSVDRLLFVRGVPIFKELRDDFLVRLASVMDELSFPSNHTIFTEGQEGRSLYILVSGVVRIHIGDTEITKLPQGACFGEMSLFDAEPRSASVTTCEPCECLMLTQQQLYDAIDETPGIAINIIRLLSRRTRELNQKVNKQEAN
- a CDS encoding DUF2237 family protein; translation: MSQTPTGKPAQNVLGQRLDLCCSSPRTGFYRDGFCNTGPQDFGSHTVCAQVTEEFLAYTKQRGNDLSTPVPAYQFPGLKPGDRWCLCASRWQEAISAGVAPPIVLAATHKNVLETIPLEILQEYALDSGS
- the glpK gene encoding glycerol kinase GlpK produces the protein MTTDKRYVLALDLGTTGNRAILFDRDGEVVGQSYKELKQYYPEPGWLEHDAIEIWQDTLGCAEDVLDEANVSAKEVAAIGLTVQRETCLLWDKNTGRPLHKAIVWQDRRTAPLCNALRRQGKADLIQERTGLVLDSYFSATKLVWLLDWVRERRPQIDFDNVIAGTIDSWVLWNLTNRKVHATDSSNASRTMLMNLERGNWDEELLNLFGIFPHMMPEIKPCLGEFGTTDLFGDEIPIMAMFGDQQAALFAHGCDRPGLLKCTYGTGCFLIAQAGHQVARSHNQLLSTVAWSRADSANYAIEGAMFTAGACIQWLRDGLQLIASAAETENLARQAQTNNGVYFVPALSGLGAPHWDMNARGSFQGITGGVRGEHMVRAVLEAIAYQVKEVVDAMNRDCEDSVSRLKVDGGASQNDFLMQFQADLLGIPVERPKILDATAQGAAFGAGLVSGFYDSYERLIERRQIDRVFEPSENAPQVQEQYKTWLKAVERAKHWIEDT
- a CDS encoding DUF1830 domain-containing protein; this encodes MTSTPNVATLKKNPILCYYTNRTGKVQVVRISNIPNWYFERVVFPGQRLIFEAYEQGQLEVYSGAMASAVLADSIGCDRLQITPLE
- a CDS encoding MFS transporter — its product is MELKNWQFNQGGWKQQVLQWLNLRPEDGERTLLMFAFYTATSIGLLWLEAVTYELFLARYGAESLTIIYIAGAAIGSGLGFFYSWLQEILPMRRAIVVIALLMAVPAVVFRFGLEMPLLFGLTVFAMRLWIDGAYILNDLNTSITANQLFNIREIKRTYPIISSGILLADVLGGFSLPVVIANFGVRNVLFVACFMLVVGALLLLYLTENYRQAFPDVARRTEEEDPSDFTTRRFQGPLRTYVWLLVSFFVLVEALYVLIEFQFFSEIELFFRQLQIEAQAGELSQNASIFLGLLDLNETSNFDSGIARFLGLFNGFLGIFELITQWFASSRLVERMGVFYAGGILPALVLTIGVLSLTGSVMGNFEIFFGVIGIKFVDELLHYTLIEGTGPVLFQPLPESQRNSLQALVNGVAKPVATGVAGAVMWVAIWGGRRLLGPERWLELQSSIFVSFVLLVAIAWLLAIWLMRSRYVGLLVSSAERGRLGVSDVDFRALKRSVVETLEKQKSDADKRSCVELLSQIDPQNVGEVLAPLLVNLSPPLQRQSLEVMLNAPKTDHLPQVRALIERPQPPEILALALRYIWLTEEAPDMRQLRPYLRPEVDPVVRSTAASLIMRKGNREQKAEATNALRRMLTHQQERERVMGTRALGEAEFLQGLRLYVPNLLQDESLRVRCALLEAIASTELEEYYPSLLRGLSYKSTREAAMHSLVRLGNDILDRLVELGEDTHKPDLVRMYAWNTVGQIGTPEALDTLVKHLMTTWATSRRNILRILLKIPDEKGIEGVLDRLGRSGVEILIDQELMFLGQLYAALVDFQGSRSNDSLEELHNGNGSVALTADSALQLLCNSLEDIRNDSIERLFLLMKFLYPLSSIQAAAFNLKSGSRSYMARGLEILDNTIDIPSKRALLNILDRQGDMEKLQSLSDLIDYRPLPPRERLRVLLELRYFLSDWPLASCFHVARLARWSLGTDQTLAGLRHPTGFVREAVLAYLQVASPRALIELLPKLQHDPDPLVAAQVQEMMVQFGLASSSSESPTSPQGL